A section of the Triticum dicoccoides isolate Atlit2015 ecotype Zavitan chromosome 7A, WEW_v2.0, whole genome shotgun sequence genome encodes:
- the LOC119332745 gene encoding uncharacterized protein LOC119332745, with the protein MAASRRRILSFDIYPRPALLGAYYLSAVVGIRQRSASPPLIPRSVASRPGRPAQRRGCRRSTASRPTLSCAVHTSRCCKFWGGGSEQHVVLPLTASSADKNVVAGRMRAESS; encoded by the exons ATGGCGGCCTCTCGCCGGCGCATCCTCTCCTTCGACATCTATCCGAGGCCTGCTCTCCTAGGTGCCTACTACCTTTCGGCAGTGGTGGGGATTCGGCAAAGATCTGCTTCGCCACCCCTCATCCCTCGTTCTGTGGCATCAAGGCCGGGACGCCCAGCACAGCGGCGAGGGTGCCGCAGGTCAACGGCATCCCGCCCAACTCTGTCGTGTGCAGTGCACACCTCGCGGTGCTGCAAGTTCTGGGGCGGCGGGAGTGAGCAGCATGTTGTCCTTCCACTGACGGCGAGCAGTGCAGATAAAAATGTCGTTGCAG GTCGCATGCGTGCCGAGTCGAGCTGA